From one Thermatribacter velox genomic stretch:
- a CDS encoding V-type ATP synthase subunit A, with translation MMELKNQKAGRVFSVNGPVVIAEDLHGAKMYDMVKVGEKGLFGEIIGVEGNRVTIQVYEETAGIRPGEPVVSTYEPLSVELGPGLVGCIFDGTQRPLELIRESSGDFIARGVELPALRRDRKWEFKPLVKEGSEVQPGDILGEVQETTTIKHRIMVPPGIEGRVVEIKEGAFTVEEVIAVVEDKDGKSREIKMLQRWPVRTPRPYRKKLPLDEPLLTGQRVIDTFFPIAKGGVACIPGPFGSGKTVVQHQLAKWSNADLVVFIGCGERGNEMTDVLMEFPELIDPYTGEPLMKRTVLIANTSNMPVAAREASVYTGITIAEYYRDMGYSVALMADSTSRWAEAMREISGRLEEMPGEEGFPAYLGTRIASFYERAGKVQCLGSEGRSGSLSVIGAVSPPGGDLSEPVTQNTLRVVQVFWGLEDRLAYRRHFPAINWLISYSLYLQHLEEYWKREVAADFSSKRAEAMRILQQEAELEEIVRLVGVESLSSRERFILEIARSIREDFLQQNAFQEIDTYTSLKKQYLMLSTILVYYQEGMQAIEQGLPLKELLAIPARERIGRMKYVPEEELEKIEQLAEEIRNQIREKLRGEVESNV, from the coding sequence ATGATGGAGTTGAAAAATCAAAAAGCGGGACGTGTATTTAGTGTTAATGGGCCAGTGGTGATTGCTGAAGACCTTCATGGAGCTAAAATGTACGACATGGTCAAAGTTGGCGAAAAGGGCCTTTTTGGAGAAATTATCGGAGTTGAAGGGAATAGGGTAACCATTCAGGTCTATGAGGAAACTGCAGGTATCCGGCCTGGAGAGCCGGTGGTGAGCACTTATGAGCCACTAAGTGTTGAACTTGGTCCGGGACTCGTGGGGTGTATCTTTGATGGAACACAACGCCCTCTGGAGCTGATACGAGAAAGCTCTGGAGACTTTATTGCTCGAGGTGTAGAACTTCCTGCTCTCAGACGGGATAGAAAGTGGGAATTTAAACCGCTGGTTAAAGAGGGTAGCGAAGTGCAACCTGGAGATATTCTTGGGGAAGTACAGGAAACTACGACCATTAAGCATCGTATTATGGTTCCTCCTGGCATCGAAGGGAGAGTTGTAGAAATAAAAGAAGGGGCGTTTACCGTTGAAGAAGTTATTGCAGTTGTTGAGGATAAAGACGGCAAAAGTCGAGAAATTAAGATGCTGCAGAGGTGGCCAGTTAGGACTCCTCGCCCTTACCGCAAAAAGTTGCCACTTGATGAGCCTCTGTTGACTGGCCAGCGGGTTATAGATACTTTCTTTCCCATCGCGAAGGGAGGAGTAGCCTGCATTCCGGGGCCCTTCGGTAGTGGTAAGACGGTGGTGCAGCATCAGCTTGCCAAGTGGTCTAACGCTGACCTGGTCGTTTTTATAGGTTGCGGCGAACGGGGTAACGAAATGACAGACGTTCTGATGGAGTTTCCCGAACTCATTGACCCCTACACCGGCGAACCCCTTATGAAAAGAACAGTTTTAATAGCTAATACTTCTAACATGCCGGTTGCAGCGCGAGAGGCTTCAGTGTATACAGGGATAACCATTGCTGAATACTATCGGGATATGGGGTATAGCGTTGCTCTGATGGCTGACTCCACGTCACGTTGGGCTGAAGCAATGCGTGAGATTTCCGGCCGCCTCGAGGAAATGCCTGGTGAAGAAGGTTTCCCGGCCTATTTAGGTACAAGAATCGCCAGCTTTTATGAGCGGGCAGGTAAAGTTCAATGTTTGGGTAGCGAGGGCCGTTCTGGCTCTTTAAGCGTTATTGGTGCCGTTTCTCCTCCGGGAGGAGACCTTTCTGAGCCGGTTACCCAAAATACTTTGCGAGTGGTGCAGGTCTTCTGGGGACTTGAAGACCGTCTGGCGTATCGTCGTCATTTCCCGGCCATTAACTGGTTGATTAGTTATTCTCTTTATTTGCAGCACCTTGAAGAGTACTGGAAAAGAGAAGTAGCTGCTGACTTTTCGAGCAAGCGGGCGGAAGCCATGCGGATTTTGCAGCAGGAAGCCGAGCTGGAAGAAATCGTGCGTCTGGTTGGTGTGGAATCGCTGTCCTCGCGGGAAAGATTTATTCTTGAAATAGCACGCTCCATTCGCGAGGACTTTCTCCAGCAAAATGCTTTTCAGGAAATCGATACCTATACTTCGTTGAAGAAGCAGTACCTCATGTTGAGTACCATTTTAGTTTATTATCAAGAAGGGATGCAGGCAATTGAGCAGGGACTGCCATTGAAAGAACTGCTGGCTATCCCAGCTCGTGAGAGAATTGGAAGAATGAAATATGTTCCTGAAGAGGAGCTGGAAAAAATAGAACAACTTGCCGAGGAAATCCGGAATCAAATTCGAGAAAAACTGCGGGGCGAGGTTGAAAGCAATGTATAA
- a CDS encoding V-type ATP synthase subunit D has translation MRLNVNPNRMELMKLRNRLSMARRGHKLLKDKLEALIQDFVKIVRENSTLRQQIEAEIVKAFEAQNKAALMLRSEDKELITVFPQQRLELEMEVRFITGVRVPHFEVRVEGDPYTYSVIHTPAEVDEAFGSFFKVLPLMIRLAEAEKAIELLAVEIEKTRRRVNALEYVLIPNLEETIKYITLKLDELARSSLTSIMRIKGSLR, from the coding sequence ATGCGCTTGAATGTAAATCCGAACCGCATGGAATTGATGAAGTTGAGAAATAGACTTTCCATGGCGCGCAGGGGCCATAAGCTGTTGAAAGATAAACTGGAAGCCTTGATTCAGGATTTTGTGAAAATAGTTAGGGAAAACAGCACCCTCCGCCAACAGATTGAAGCAGAGATTGTGAAAGCTTTCGAGGCACAAAACAAAGCTGCTTTGATGCTTCGTTCTGAGGATAAGGAGCTCATCACTGTTTTTCCCCAGCAGAGACTGGAGCTGGAGATGGAAGTGCGCTTTATAACTGGAGTGAGAGTTCCGCATTTTGAGGTGCGTGTGGAGGGCGACCCCTACACTTACAGCGTGATTCACACTCCAGCCGAGGTTGATGAAGCCTTTGGTTCCTTCTTCAAGGTTCTGCCTTTGATGATTCGCCTTGCGGAAGCTGAAAAGGCTATTGAGCTCCTGGCTGTTGAAATAGAGAAAACCCGGAGGCGAGTTAACGCTCTGGAATATGTGTTAATTCCCAATTTGGAGGAAACGATTAAGTATATAACTCTCAAGCTTGATGAGCTGGCTCGCTCCTCCCTGACCAGTATTATGAGGATAAAAGGGTCGTTGCGTTAG
- a CDS encoding V-type ATPase subunit gives MKTFLQVHPERSSKYGYLIGRVRVLERSLLNYRVLDSMLKAESLEQAIRAVQEVPYLGEKFQALSYKLEDLNQALNEHHLWVVNEIASHKLGKDLAQFFVMQFNFLGLKLQLKAFLARKNLEKPPIGTLQWSRILRFMSGESGEFVPEPYRLAIQEAMAAYEEHSNIQAVELVMDRFYLAELLKLYSESSSRAIRNWYLAYVVLSLLQAALRLRLQQRKLDLAMKIFLENPFLKSSDFTILITGSAEKVLEVFASLGLAFLLPEEGSYREDPAFLADIERNIDNYLLQHLKPYRIVATGPEPILGFLFAKALDIKNLRIVLQGKYFGLPENVLRQKIRECYYE, from the coding sequence ATGAAGACCTTTCTGCAAGTGCATCCTGAAAGAAGTAGCAAGTATGGATATTTGATAGGTAGAGTTCGGGTTCTTGAAAGGAGCCTTTTGAACTACAGAGTGCTGGATTCTATGCTTAAGGCAGAATCTTTGGAACAAGCAATCAGAGCAGTTCAGGAAGTACCTTATCTTGGGGAAAAATTCCAGGCATTGAGCTATAAATTGGAGGATCTCAATCAAGCACTTAATGAGCATCATCTTTGGGTAGTGAACGAAATAGCATCTCACAAGCTTGGTAAAGACCTGGCACAGTTTTTCGTGATGCAATTCAATTTTCTGGGTTTGAAGTTGCAGCTCAAGGCTTTTTTGGCCAGAAAAAACCTGGAAAAACCTCCAATAGGTACACTCCAATGGTCAAGGATTCTGCGTTTTATGAGTGGTGAAAGCGGAGAGTTTGTTCCAGAACCTTACCGTTTAGCCATTCAGGAAGCGATGGCTGCCTATGAAGAGCATTCTAACATCCAGGCTGTCGAGCTGGTTATGGATAGATTTTACCTGGCTGAATTGTTGAAGCTGTACAGCGAATCCAGCAGTCGGGCTATTCGTAACTGGTATCTGGCTTACGTGGTGTTGAGCCTTCTGCAGGCTGCCTTACGGTTGCGCCTCCAACAGAGAAAGCTTGATTTGGCGATGAAAATTTTTCTGGAGAACCCATTTTTGAAAAGTTCTGATTTCACGATACTGATAACTGGTTCTGCTGAAAAAGTTCTGGAAGTTTTTGCTTCTTTGGGTTTAGCTTTTCTCCTACCTGAAGAGGGTTCATACCGCGAGGATCCCGCGTTTTTAGCAGACATAGAAAGGAACATAGATAACTATCTTTTGCAACATTTAAAGCCATACCGTATTGTTGCTACTGGGCCTGAACCCATTCTCGGGTTTCTCTTTGCTAAAGCTCTGGATATCAAAAATTTACGTATTGTTTTACAAGGGAAGTACTTTGGACTGCCCGAGAATGTATTACGTCAAAAGATTCGGGAGTGCTACTATGAGTAA
- a CDS encoding V-type ATP synthase subunit B, with protein MYKEFTTVSEIHGPLLVVEEVQDARYMEIVEIELQDGSLKRGQVLMTSAGRALVQVFEGTEGIGVGQTRVRFLGRIMELPVSGDILGRIFSGSGVPIDGGPPIVPDARMDINGNPINPVARDYPIDFIQTGISAIDGLNTLVRGQKLPIFSGSGLPHARLAAQIARQAKVLGEEEKFAVVFGALGITFEEANYFISELRNTGAIERSVLFVNLANDPAIERIITPRMALTAAEFLAFEMDMQVLVVLTDMTNYCEALREVSAARREVPGRRGYPGYLYTDLATMYERAGRIRGKKGSITQIPILTMPEDDKTHPIPDLTGYITEGQIILSRQLHRRGIYPPIDVLPSLSRLRDKGIGVGKTREDHADVANQLFAAYARGREAAELAAILGESSLTDLDRLYMKFADAFEDRFVRQGEYENRSIEQTLEIGWDLLRMLPREELKRIRDAYLDKFYGKKVSESEGA; from the coding sequence ATGTATAAAGAGTTTACCACTGTTTCCGAAATTCATGGGCCTTTGCTGGTGGTTGAGGAAGTTCAGGATGCTCGTTACATGGAAATTGTGGAGATAGAGCTTCAAGATGGTTCCCTCAAGAGAGGTCAGGTTTTAATGACCAGTGCGGGTAGAGCGCTGGTGCAGGTTTTTGAGGGAACGGAGGGCATTGGGGTTGGCCAAACCAGGGTACGTTTCCTGGGGAGGATTATGGAGTTACCAGTTTCCGGGGATATTTTGGGTAGAATATTCAGCGGTTCTGGTGTTCCTATAGATGGTGGTCCTCCGATAGTTCCCGATGCCCGGATGGACATTAATGGTAATCCCATCAATCCAGTAGCGCGCGATTATCCCATCGATTTTATCCAGACTGGTATTTCTGCCATTGATGGTCTTAATACCCTGGTCAGGGGCCAGAAACTACCAATATTTTCTGGGTCAGGGCTACCTCATGCTCGTCTTGCGGCACAGATAGCTCGACAGGCAAAAGTGCTGGGAGAAGAAGAAAAGTTTGCCGTGGTATTTGGAGCTTTGGGTATCACCTTTGAGGAGGCGAATTATTTCATATCTGAGCTGAGAAACACGGGTGCCATAGAACGCTCGGTGCTTTTTGTAAACCTGGCTAACGACCCCGCTATAGAAAGGATAATCACCCCCCGAATGGCTTTGACTGCTGCCGAGTTTCTGGCCTTTGAAATGGACATGCAGGTTTTGGTTGTGCTTACTGACATGACTAACTATTGTGAAGCATTGCGCGAAGTTTCGGCAGCACGAAGAGAGGTACCTGGCCGTAGAGGCTATCCAGGCTATCTTTACACCGACCTTGCTACCATGTATGAACGGGCTGGAAGAATAAGGGGTAAAAAGGGTTCTATTACCCAAATTCCGATTTTGACCATGCCCGAAGATGATAAAACGCATCCTATACCTGACCTTACTGGATACATTACCGAAGGGCAAATCATTCTTAGCAGGCAACTTCACCGTAGGGGTATTTATCCGCCCATTGATGTTTTACCCTCTCTTTCTCGCTTGCGAGACAAAGGCATCGGTGTTGGTAAGACCCGGGAAGACCATGCGGATGTGGCCAACCAGTTGTTTGCTGCCTATGCCAGAGGTAGAGAGGCTGCGGAATTGGCAGCGATTCTTGGAGAAAGCTCGCTTACCGACTTGGACCGTTTGTATATGAAATTTGCGGATGCTTTTGAGGACCGTTTTGTTCGACAGGGGGAATACGAGAACAGAAGCATAGAACAGACTCTTGAGATTGGATGGGATCTCCTGCGGATGCTTCCAAGGGAGGAATTGAAGCGTATCAGAGATGCCTATCTTGACAAGTTTTATGGAAAGAAAGTTTCTGAGAGCGAAGGTGCATAA
- a CDS encoding V-type ATP synthase subunit E has translation MPIEDILRKIEEDAEIRKKSIIEEAHLEAERRVENAEREVRKRMQLLREEAKSKIELESQRYLAEARLQGKTLLSEAKYRLLEELRKALKKAFFEKIEEVYSQWCKKLLLENVQEGDEIFMAPEEANRLGRDFVEALSTEKSLKLSFGGTTEKVERGFLIRRGGCFVNLSFESIIEDFLRRNEQLVAQLLAQGVAQ, from the coding sequence ATGCCTATTGAGGATATCCTACGTAAAATAGAGGAAGATGCAGAGATAAGAAAAAAATCTATTATTGAGGAAGCGCATCTTGAGGCGGAACGTAGAGTAGAGAATGCTGAAAGGGAAGTCAGGAAGAGAATGCAATTGCTCCGTGAGGAGGCAAAATCAAAGATCGAGCTTGAAAGCCAGCGCTATCTTGCTGAAGCCCGTTTGCAAGGCAAAACCTTGCTTAGTGAAGCTAAATATAGATTATTGGAAGAATTAAGGAAGGCTTTGAAAAAGGCCTTTTTTGAGAAAATCGAAGAAGTATACTCTCAATGGTGCAAGAAGCTTTTACTTGAGAATGTTCAGGAAGGCGATGAGATTTTCATGGCACCCGAAGAAGCTAATCGGCTTGGTCGTGACTTTGTTGAAGCATTGAGCACTGAAAAATCTTTGAAGCTGAGTTTTGGTGGCACAACGGAAAAGGTGGAAAGAGGTTTTCTAATTCGACGTGGTGGTTGTTTTGTAAATTTAAGTTTTGAGAGTATTATCGAGGATTTTTTGCGTCGCAATGAACAATTGGTTGCTCAATTGCTGGCTCAAGGTGTTGCTCAATGA
- a CDS encoding V-type ATP synthase subunit K, whose amino-acid sequence MLVDGLVFALLGSAMAIGLAGIGSAVGVGIAGEVGAGVMTEDPGKFGQVLLLQALPGTQGIYGLLAGFWVLIKLGLFGGSPVAVNAAQGMQIMFACLPIAIVGLLSGIYQGKTSAACIGLIARRPEETGKAIILPAMVETYAVLSLLATILLLNSIQV is encoded by the coding sequence ATGCTTGTAGACGGACTGGTATTCGCACTGTTGGGTTCTGCTATGGCCATAGGGTTGGCTGGCATAGGTTCTGCAGTAGGTGTAGGCATCGCCGGAGAAGTTGGTGCTGGAGTTATGACTGAAGATCCTGGCAAGTTTGGACAAGTTCTTCTTTTGCAGGCGCTTCCAGGTACCCAGGGCATTTACGGTTTATTGGCAGGATTCTGGGTGCTTATTAAACTGGGACTTTTTGGTGGTTCGCCAGTTGCCGTTAATGCAGCGCAGGGTATGCAAATTATGTTCGCCTGCCTTCCAATAGCCATTGTGGGTCTACTTTCTGGTATATATCAGGGAAAAACTTCGGCTGCCTGTATTGGTCTAATTGCCAGAAGACCTGAGGAAACTGGTAAGGCAATCATTTTGCCTGCTATGGTAGAGACCTACGCTGTGCTTTCGCTTCTCGCTACCATTTTGCTTCTCAACTCTATTCAGGTTTAG
- a CDS encoding V-type ATP synthase subunit F, producing the protein MSKVKLAFVGGEENTLCFRGMGFDVFAVKEDAELREMLQEIRSANYAVIFTEWRFYPVLKAFFEDLRSEALPVICPIPTKKAEIGKGGDTIRKLVELAIGSNILLQGEE; encoded by the coding sequence ATGAGTAAGGTAAAGCTTGCTTTTGTGGGTGGAGAAGAAAATACCCTCTGTTTTCGAGGCATGGGTTTTGATGTTTTTGCAGTGAAGGAAGATGCAGAGTTGCGAGAGATGCTTCAAGAGATACGAAGTGCTAATTACGCTGTTATTTTTACTGAGTGGCGTTTTTATCCAGTTTTGAAAGCTTTTTTTGAAGATTTGCGTTCTGAAGCCTTGCCAGTAATTTGCCCCATTCCTACTAAAAAGGCGGAGATTGGAAAAGGCGGGGATACTATTAGAAAACTGGTAGAACTTGCTATTGGAAGCAATATTCTGCTTCAGGGAGAGGAATGA
- a CDS encoding metallophosphoesterase has product MRIAILADIHGNFDALLAIARFFEDVDAVYVLGDVIGYGPQPAECLNWLVERKAKILMGNHEAACTGVLSLEWFNPVAYEALLWTRKVLPTKALELIQSFPLREVLTEAVLGVHGTLSDPLEEYLTDYRQALRDFKRFSFKVCFFAHTHVAEGYIWSGEQGVVRKFSMKEGGVIVLEKDKRYFVNCGSVGQPRDGNPRACFAVLDTQEGKIYVRRVDYPVEETASKILEAGLPAVLAMRLFQGR; this is encoded by the coding sequence TTGCGCATAGCGATACTTGCTGATATTCATGGAAATTTTGATGCGCTGCTGGCCATAGCCAGGTTTTTTGAAGATGTTGATGCGGTATATGTTCTAGGAGATGTTATTGGCTATGGCCCACAACCTGCTGAGTGTTTAAATTGGCTTGTGGAAAGAAAAGCAAAAATACTGATGGGCAACCACGAAGCCGCCTGCACGGGTGTTCTTTCTCTTGAGTGGTTTAACCCTGTTGCGTATGAAGCACTCCTCTGGACCAGAAAAGTTCTGCCCACTAAGGCTTTGGAATTGATACAATCCTTCCCACTTCGTGAAGTTCTGACAGAAGCAGTCCTGGGGGTTCATGGCACACTCAGTGACCCGCTTGAAGAATACCTCACCGATTATCGGCAGGCATTGAGAGATTTCAAACGTTTCTCGTTCAAGGTCTGCTTTTTTGCTCACACCCACGTTGCCGAAGGTTATATTTGGAGTGGAGAGCAAGGAGTAGTTCGTAAGTTTTCCATGAAGGAAGGAGGGGTAATCGTTCTGGAAAAAGACAAGAGGTACTTTGTGAATTGTGGTAGCGTGGGACAACCACGTGATGGCAATCCCAGAGCCTGCTTTGCAGTACTTGATACTCAAGAAGGGAAAATTTACGTAAGGCGAGTGGATTATCCTGTCGAGGAAACCGCTTCAAAAATTCTGGAGGCTGGGCTTCCTGCTGTTCTTGCTATGCGTCTTTTTCAGGGAAGATAA
- the rpoB gene encoding DNA-directed RNA polymerase subunit beta: MSTKYIDRQSFAKLPSSFPLPDFVEIQKESFRWFLQKDVPPEQRKKQGLHEVFMEIFPVQDFTGNLVLEYLGYRVEEPPYSVRECKERGRTYASPLYVRIRLIDRRTGEIKEQDVYMGDLPIMTERGTFVVNGAERVVVTQLIRSPGMFFSKEITQTGKVEYGFKIIPNRGAWLEFGVDPGDIIFVRVDKRRKINAVTLVRALGFSDDEEILALFDYHPFIRRTLERDSTENTKEAVVDIFRRLRPSEPPTEENTRNFIKYLFFDPRHYDLGEVGRYKINNKLKLEERLVGVEELAVAEDVILDLEEHKVIRDFNLIADAYDKERFQVVARVGDRVDRELAQKLEKLNLEYPIEYVKIFNEEGLPVKVYIERDFTEETLSEELEGRILSKDVIDMETGEVFLKAGEELTIESIHYLMRAGVEKVVVKKGRTLTPQDVVGGLRYLLNLIDGIGYDDDIDHLGNRRARPVGELLQNQFRTGLLRVEKVIRERMTIQTDSESITPQSLINIRPVVAAIREFFGSNPLSQFMDQVNPLSELTHKRRLSALGPGGLQRDRAGFEVRDVHYTHYGRMCPIETPEGPNIGLISSLCVYAKVNEFGFLETPYRRVVNGKVTDEVVYLSADEEDRYHIAPCDVEVDAEGRIVGEKAVVRFRGKIVEVPREKVEFMDVSPQQIISASASLIPFLEHNDANRALMGTNMQRQAVPLLRTQPPYVGTGMEYKVAQDSGATVVARNSGIVRKVDASKIEIETDSGLMDVYWLDKFQRSNQSTCINHKPLVRVGDRVEVGQIIADGPCTSMGEISLGRNVLVAFMPWEGENFEDAILISERLVKEDIFTSIHIEEYEVEARDTKLGPEEITRDIPNLGEEALKDLDEEGIIRIGANVKPGDILVGKVTPKGETELTPEERLLRAIFGEKAREVRDTSLRVPHGEYGKVIDVKVFSREAGDELAPGVNKLVKVYVAQKRKITVGDKMAGRHGNKGVIARILPEEDMPFLPDGTPVDIVLNPLGVPSRMNIGQILETHLGWIANRERKFVASPPFDGAKEWEILEALNQSKAVTNTPQEHLFDTRISPDLEILPYAKITLFDGRTGEPFDNEVTVGYIYMMKLAHLVETKIHARSTGPYSLVTQQPLGGKAQFGGQRFGEMEVWALEGYGAAYTLQEMLTVKSDDIMGRVKAYEAIVKGQNVLKPSVPESFKVLVKELQSLALDVRVYDSKKREISLEEIENSDEDAPALGANLKSK, translated from the coding sequence GTGAGCACAAAATATATCGATAGGCAAAGCTTTGCCAAGCTTCCCTCTTCTTTTCCTTTGCCTGACTTTGTAGAGATTCAGAAGGAATCTTTTCGGTGGTTTTTGCAAAAAGACGTGCCCCCAGAGCAAAGGAAAAAGCAGGGTTTACACGAGGTCTTTATGGAAATTTTTCCAGTCCAGGACTTCACAGGTAATCTGGTTCTTGAATACCTGGGTTACCGTGTGGAGGAGCCCCCTTATTCAGTAAGGGAGTGTAAGGAACGAGGTAGGACTTATGCTTCTCCTTTGTATGTGAGAATTCGCCTTATTGACCGTAGGACTGGCGAAATCAAAGAGCAAGACGTATACATGGGAGACCTTCCCATCATGACAGAACGGGGAACTTTTGTTGTTAACGGGGCTGAAAGAGTTGTGGTAACTCAGTTGATACGTTCCCCGGGCATGTTTTTCTCTAAGGAGATAACCCAAACTGGCAAGGTAGAATATGGTTTTAAAATTATCCCTAACCGTGGTGCTTGGTTAGAGTTTGGTGTTGACCCTGGAGACATAATTTTTGTCAGGGTTGATAAACGCCGAAAGATAAACGCTGTTACCTTGGTGCGGGCACTTGGCTTTAGTGATGACGAAGAAATTCTCGCTCTTTTTGACTATCATCCTTTTATTCGCAGAACTCTGGAGAGGGATAGCACCGAAAATACCAAAGAAGCAGTTGTAGATATTTTCAGGAGATTGCGGCCCAGTGAGCCACCTACTGAGGAAAATACGCGCAACTTTATAAAATATCTGTTTTTTGATCCTCGTCACTATGATTTGGGAGAAGTAGGAAGATACAAAATCAATAATAAGCTGAAACTTGAAGAACGACTGGTTGGAGTTGAAGAGTTAGCAGTGGCGGAAGATGTAATTCTGGACCTTGAGGAACACAAGGTTATTCGGGATTTTAATCTCATTGCTGACGCTTATGATAAGGAGCGTTTTCAAGTCGTAGCTCGGGTGGGTGACCGTGTAGATCGGGAGCTCGCCCAGAAGCTGGAGAAGCTTAACCTTGAATACCCCATTGAGTATGTAAAAATTTTCAACGAAGAAGGTTTGCCAGTTAAAGTCTATATAGAGCGGGATTTTACTGAAGAAACGCTTTCTGAAGAGCTTGAAGGCAGAATACTTAGCAAAGACGTCATTGATATGGAAACGGGGGAAGTCTTCTTAAAAGCCGGAGAGGAACTCACCATAGAAAGCATTCATTATCTTATGCGAGCTGGAGTGGAAAAGGTTGTAGTGAAGAAAGGTAGGACACTTACTCCTCAGGACGTAGTAGGTGGCTTAAGATATCTGCTTAACCTTATAGACGGCATAGGATACGACGATGACATTGACCATCTGGGCAACCGGCGAGCCCGTCCAGTGGGAGAGCTTTTACAAAACCAGTTCCGCACTGGCTTGTTGAGGGTTGAAAAGGTTATTCGGGAGAGAATGACTATACAGACTGATTCTGAATCAATCACTCCTCAAAGCCTTATCAACATTCGCCCTGTGGTTGCTGCCATCCGGGAATTCTTTGGTAGTAACCCCTTATCCCAGTTTATGGACCAGGTAAACCCACTTTCCGAGCTAACTCATAAAAGGAGATTGAGCGCGCTTGGACCGGGTGGATTACAGCGAGACCGTGCGGGCTTTGAAGTTAGAGACGTGCATTATACTCACTATGGCAGAATGTGTCCCATTGAAACTCCTGAAGGACCCAACATTGGGTTGATTTCTTCTCTTTGTGTTTATGCTAAGGTCAACGAATTCGGTTTTCTGGAAACTCCTTATCGACGTGTGGTCAATGGTAAGGTTACTGATGAAGTGGTATATCTTTCTGCCGACGAGGAAGACAGGTATCATATTGCGCCTTGTGATGTGGAAGTCGATGCTGAGGGTCGTATTGTTGGGGAAAAAGCTGTGGTTCGCTTTCGGGGTAAAATTGTAGAAGTTCCTCGTGAGAAGGTTGAGTTTATGGATGTTTCGCCGCAGCAGATTATTAGTGCTTCAGCCTCCTTGATTCCTTTTCTGGAACACAACGATGCAAACCGAGCCTTAATGGGCACTAACATGCAGCGTCAGGCAGTTCCTCTTCTCAGAACTCAGCCTCCTTATGTTGGTACTGGTATGGAGTACAAAGTTGCCCAGGATTCAGGTGCTACAGTTGTGGCTCGCAACAGCGGCATAGTTAGAAAAGTGGATGCTTCAAAGATAGAAATAGAAACAGATTCAGGTTTGATGGACGTTTACTGGTTGGATAAATTTCAACGTTCCAATCAAAGCACCTGCATTAATCACAAGCCTTTGGTTCGAGTTGGTGACCGGGTGGAGGTAGGTCAGATAATTGCTGATGGTCCATGTACTTCAATGGGTGAAATTTCCCTGGGCAGAAATGTTTTGGTGGCTTTTATGCCCTGGGAAGGAGAAAACTTTGAAGACGCGATATTGATTAGTGAACGCTTGGTTAAGGAAGACATTTTTACTTCTATTCACATTGAAGAGTATGAAGTGGAAGCACGTGACACCAAACTGGGTCCTGAGGAAATCACCAGGGATATACCTAACTTGGGAGAAGAAGCGTTAAAAGATCTTGATGAAGAGGGAATTATCCGCATTGGAGCTAATGTCAAGCCGGGCGATATTCTGGTTGGTAAAGTTACGCCCAAAGGAGAGACAGAACTAACTCCCGAAGAGCGTTTGTTGCGAGCTATTTTTGGCGAGAAAGCACGTGAAGTTCGCGACACTTCTTTGAGGGTTCCGCATGGAGAATATGGCAAGGTGATAGATGTTAAGGTGTTCTCTCGGGAAGCGGGAGACGAGCTGGCTCCTGGGGTCAATAAACTGGTTAAGGTTTATGTTGCTCAAAAGCGAAAAATCACTGTGGGAGATAAAATGGCTGGAAGACACGGCAACAAAGGGGTCATTGCTCGCATTCTTCCTGAAGAGGACATGCCCTTCTTACCTGACGGGACGCCGGTGGATATAGTGTTAAATCCGCTTGGTGTGCCTTCGCGAATGAATATTGGTCAAATTCTGGAGACCCATCTGGGCTGGATTGCCAATCGGGAGAGAAAGTTTGTTGCCAGTCCTCCTTTTGATGGGGCCAAGGAGTGGGAAATTCTGGAAGCCCTGAATCAAAGCAAGGCTGTGACCAATACACCTCAGGAGCATTTGTTTGATACCAGAATTTCTCCCGATCTGGAAATCCTTCCTTATGCTAAAATTACCCTTTTTGATGGCAGAACTGGAGAACCCTTTGATAACGAAGTTACCGTTGGATATATATATATGATGAAACTTGCTCATTTAGTGGAAACCAAAATTCATGCTCGTTCTACGGGTCCTTATTCGCTGGTTACCCAGCAACCGCTGGGTGGGAAAGCGCAGTTTGGAGGACAGCGCTTTGGAGAAATGGAGGTGTGGGCTCTTGAGGGTTATGGAGCTGCTTATACCCTTCAAGAGATGCTTACCGTTAAGTCTGACGATATCATGGGAAGAGTCAAAGCCTACGAGGCTATTGTGAAGGGGCAGAACGTGCTCAAGCCTTCGGTGCCTGAATCATTTAAGGTTTTGGTCAAAGAACTGCAAAGTCTGGCTCTGGACGTGCGAGTTTATGATTCCAAAAAAAGAGAAATCTCTCTTGAAGAAATAGAAAATTCTGATGAGGATGCCCCTGCTCTGGGGGCAAATCTAAAATCTAAGTAA